From the Gemmatimonadales bacterium genome, one window contains:
- a CDS encoding type II toxin-antitoxin system VapC family toxin — MRFWDASALVPLLVNEPRSDRLRALGHQDPAVAVWWGTLVECTSALVRRERGGSITASARDSGLAALSASASLWLAVGPTAALREAALRAVRVHGLSAGDAFQLAAALEWAEGRSAGRVLVSLDGEVRSAAGNEGFTVLPELPA, encoded by the coding sequence ATGAGGTTCTGGGATGCGTCGGCCCTGGTGCCGCTGCTCGTCAACGAGCCGAGGAGCGACCGGCTCAGGGCGCTGGGCCATCAGGACCCCGCCGTCGCGGTCTGGTGGGGGACCCTGGTGGAGTGCACGTCCGCGCTCGTGCGGCGGGAGCGCGGCGGGAGCATCACGGCATCCGCGCGCGACAGCGGGCTGGCGGCACTGTCCGCGAGCGCCAGCCTGTGGCTGGCGGTCGGGCCCACGGCCGCGCTGCGGGAGGCCGCGCTGCGCGCGGTGCGTGTGCACGGACTGTCCGCGGGCGACGCGTTCCAGCTGGCGGCCGCGCTCGAATGGGCCGAGGGACGGTCGGCGGGACGCGTGCTCGTCTCCCTCGATGGCGAGGTCCGGTCGGCCGCCGGGAACGAGGGCTTCACGGTGCTTCCGGAGCTGCCCGCGTGA
- a CDS encoding type II toxin-antitoxin system prevent-host-death family antitoxin — MKAAKVSELKAGLSRYLARVKRGEQVVITERGKPVAKLVPLPPQPPGIESDEWDRLLEMERQGRLVIPERVGLTREFWEMPRGDDPGGTVAQQLIDDRKRR, encoded by the coding sequence ATGAAGGCCGCCAAGGTGTCGGAGCTGAAGGCCGGGCTGAGCAGGTACCTGGCGCGCGTGAAGCGCGGCGAGCAGGTCGTCATCACCGAGCGCGGGAAGCCGGTGGCGAAGCTGGTCCCGTTGCCGCCGCAGCCGCCGGGGATCGAGTCCGACGAGTGGGATCGGCTGCTGGAGATGGAGCGGCAGGGCCGGCTCGTGATTCCGGAGCGCGTGGGCCTGACGCGGGAGTTCTGGGAGATGCCGCGCGGCGATGATCCCGGCGGCACCGTGGCGCAGCAGCTGATCGACGACCGGAAGCGCCGATGA
- a CDS encoding MarR family transcriptional regulator — translation MDRRLAIVGLSARAFLVMREIAREPVHSQAALAARLALEPGTISELLRRLERRALVRRGAGRSGGPSREPRGPGRPALVPVLTESGARVLADAMRAAARLEREWAERLASARHSPWPLARAMGLRRWLVESLEVMGERPAAPDRRRARPRRARPAAVRPAGERPAPGRR, via the coding sequence ATGGACCGGCGGCTGGCGATCGTGGGTCTGAGTGCCCGTGCGTTCCTCGTCATGCGGGAGATCGCGAGGGAGCCCGTTCACTCGCAGGCGGCCCTCGCCGCCCGGCTCGCGCTGGAGCCGGGCACGATCAGCGAGCTGCTGCGCCGGCTCGAGCGGCGGGCACTGGTACGCCGGGGAGCCGGCCGCAGCGGCGGCCCGAGCCGGGAGCCGCGTGGGCCGGGCAGGCCGGCCCTGGTCCCCGTCCTCACGGAGTCGGGCGCGCGGGTGCTGGCCGACGCGATGCGCGCGGCGGCGAGGCTGGAGCGGGAGTGGGCCGAGCGGCTGGCGAGCGCGCGGCACAGCCCGTGGCCGCTGGCGCGCGCGATGGGACTGAGGCGCTGGCTGGTCGAGAGTCTGGAGGTGATGGGCGAGCGACCCGCCGCGCCGGACCGGCGACGCGCCCGGCCCCGGCGGGCGCGGCCGGCGGCGGTCAGGCCAGCAGGCGAGCGACCAGCGCCTGGGCGCCGATGA